Genomic DNA from Streptomyces sp. AM 2-1-1:
CGGTCGAGCGGCAGGTCGAGGGTGAAGGGTGCGCCGTCGAGCTCCTCCACCCAGTAGTCGATCCGCCGGGGGCCGGTCTTCTCCTGGTGGGCCGCCCGCCAGTGCGCGTACTCCACTTGCTGCGGCACGTCGGCCGGCAGGCAGTGGGCCGTCCCGGAGGCGGCCGCGTGGTAGAGCGCGGCGAACTCCTTCAGAAGCACCGTCACGGCCCACCCGTCGCACGCGCAGTGGTGCAGCACCAGGAGGAGCGTCCACTTCTCGGCGCCGACGTGCAGCAGACGGACGGACAGCACGTCCCCGGCGAAGGGGTCGTGAGGCGTTTCGGCCGCCTCCTGAGCACGTCGCCGCACCTCCTCCTCCCGCTCCGGCTCCGGCTCCGGCTTCGACGTGAGGTCCTCGACCGGCATCTCCACGGGACGGGGTTCGAGCACCTCCTGCCGCCACGACCCGCCTTCCTCGGCGACGATCCTCGTACGCAGTGACTCATGGCGTTCGGTCAACTGCTGCACCGCGGCGCGCACCGCACCGGGGTCCAGTGGTCCGGTGAAGTCGATCCGCAGCGCCACGTTGAACACCTGTGGTCGCGCGTGGCGGAGGTGCTGGAGCGCGAACCGCGCCTGCTGGTCGGTGACCGGGCCCCGCCTGAGGACCTTCCTCGGCGCGCTGCCGAAGAGGAGTTCGTTCACGGCTCTCAGCGTGGGTTCCTGGTAGAGACGGGAGAGCGGGTATTCGGTGCCCCACTCCTCCCTGATCCGATTGACCAGCCGCATCGCGGTGATCGAGTGGCCGCCCTGGTCGAACAGCGAGACGTCCGGGGATGCGTCCTCGGGAGCGATGCCGATCTCGGCGGCCCAGATCTCCCGCAACCGGTCGGCCCCGGGCCGGAGGTCCCCGGGCAGGAGGCCGTCCCCCGTGGGCCTGCTCCTGCGGTCGGGACGGCTGCCCGGTTCCGGCTGCGGCGAGGCGAGGGCGGGGGCTGCGACCGCAGCCGCCGGGAGGACGAGGTCGGCCGGCGGCAGTTGGGCCCGGTCGAGCTTCCCGTTGGCGGTCAGCGGGAAGCCGGAGAGGACCTGCCAGGCACGCGGCACCATGTACTCCGGCAGCCTGCGTGCCAGTTCTCCGGCCAGCCGCCCGGCGTAGGCACGCTCCGCCCCGGGGGCGGCGTCCAGGGGCGCGGCCGGAACCACGTGGGCGGCCAGGTACACCTCGCCGTTCTCCCGCCGGGTTCCGAGGACGGCTGCCCGGCCGACGCCCTCCAGGCCACTCAGTACCCGGGCGACCTCCTCGGGCTCGACCCGGAACCCGCGGATCTTCACCTGGTCGTCGGTGCGGCCCACGAAGACGAGCTTCCCCTCGGGGGTCCAGCGCACCAGATCGCCCGTACGGTAGCGGCGCGCGCCCGGGCCGGCCTCCGGGTCCGCCACGAATCTCTCCCGGGTGAGGTCGGGCCGGTGCAGATAGCCCCTGCCCACCCCCGGCCCGCCCACCTGGAGCTCCCCCGTCGCACCGACGGGGACCGGCTTGTCGAACTCGTCCACCACCCGCAGGCGCACGTTGTCGACCGGGCGGCCGATCGCGATCACGTCCTCGCCCCGGCACGCCCCGTCCCCTGGAGCCGGTGACGCGCTGGAGCCGGGTGCGACCGTCTCGCTGACGCACAGGACGGTCGCCTCGGTCGGACCGTAGACGTTCACCGCCTCATAGGGCGCTTCGGGCCGGGGACGGGTACGCATCTGCTCCCCGCCCAGAACGAGATGACGCAACGGCGGCTGGTCGGCCGCCGGCAGGCGCAGCACCTCGTGGCCCAGCGCCGTGGGCACGATGCTGAAGGCGATGCCCTGGTCCGCGTACCACCGGGCGAGCGCGAGCGGGTCCTTGCGGACGTCCTCACCGGCGATGACGACGGTGCCGCCCGCCGTCAGGGCGGGCCAGATCTCCAGGAGCGAGGCGTCGAAGCTCTGGCCGCACACGGCGGCGCTGCGGTCCTCGCCGGTGAAGGCGAATCGCGCGTGGTGCCACTGGCAGGTGTCGACGAGGGAGCGATGGGTGAGGACGACGCCCTTCGGGGCCCCGGTGCTGCCCGAGGTGTAGATGACACAGAACGGCGAGTCCCCGACCACCGGGCCGACCGTGCCGACCGTGCCGCCGACGCTCACCGGGGCCGGGTCGGGCGGCACCACGGTCACCGCGTCGGACAGCCTGAGGCCGACGGCCCCGCTGCGGTCGCTGATCACCGTGCGGGCTCCGCTCTCGGCGATGACCTGGGACGCGCGGACCGCGCCGAGGGACGGGTCCAGTGGCACGAAGGCGTGTCCCGTCTTCAGGACGGCGAGCTGCGCCACGACGGACTCCGCCGATCTGGGCAGCCACACGGCCACCACCTCGTCGGGCCGGCCCTCCCCCGACCGCTCGCGGAGCACGGCGGCGAGCCGGTCGGCGCGTTCCTCCAGTTCGCGGTACGTGAGCACGGTGTCCCCGGCCACCACGGCCGGGTGCTCGGGGCGTCGCGCCGCGCGCCGGGTGATCCAGGCGTGGACGGTGGTGTCCGCCACAGTCCGCTCCGGGCCCTTCTCCCAGCTCTCCGGCACGTCGTCCCCCTCGGCCACCGCGCGGGTGAGGAGGGACAGCGGGGTGGAGGGGGCCTCCGTCCCGGCGGTCAGCAGATCGCGGAAGGTGAGGAAGAACCGCTCGACGGTGCCCGCGTCGAACAGGTCGGAGTTGTATTCCAGATGACAGCGCACGCCCTCCGGCGTGTCGGTGAAGTAGACCGTCAGGTCGGTCAGGGACTTGTCCGGGCCCGCGTCCAGCGGGACGGCCTCGATTCCCGGGAGATCGAACCGGAACGGCTCGGCCGACTGGAACTCGGCGCACACCTGGAACACCGGGGTCCGGTCCGTTCTGCGCGGAGGGGCGAGCGCGCGCACCACCCTCTCGAACGGCACACCCGCGTGGTCGTAGGCGTCCAGAGCGACCGAGCGGACCCGGTCCAGGAGAGTCGCGAAGTCCGGGTCGCCCGTGAGGTCCACCCGCACGGCGAGGGTGTTCACGAAGAAGCCCACCAGGTCCTCCGCGCGTTGCGGACGGTCCGACACCGGGACGCCGATGACGATGTCCTCCTGCCCGGTGACCTGCCTCAGCATGGCCGCCCAGCCGGCGAGGAGGGTCATGAAGAGGGTGGCGCGGTGACCGCGCCCCAGCTTCCTCGCGTTCTGTGACAGTACGGGGTCGAGTGAGCGGAAGACGGCGCGTCCTTCGGAGGTCATCTCCGGGGGACGGGGCCGGTCGGTGGGCAGTTCGAGCACCGGCAGCTCACCACCGAGCGTGGTCAGCCAGTGGTCCAGGTCCTTCGCCGTGTCCGGCCCGTCCGCCGCGGCGCGCTGCTCCTGGGCGTGCAGGGCGTAACTCCACGTGAGGACGGGAAGACCGGCTCGCGTGCCGTCGCGCTCCGCGCGGTACAGGGCGGAGAGGTCGCGGCTCAGCACGGTGGCAGAGGCGGCGTCGACGACGATGTGGTGGAAGGAGAGGATCAGCACGTGCTCGTCGCCGCCGGTACGGACGAGTCTGCTCACGAAGAGCGGTCCGTGCTCCAGATCGAAGCGACGGGTGCTCTCCGCCGTCAGCACCTCCCGGACGGCGGACTCGGTGCCGGCGATACCGTCCACCACAGCGAAGTCGGGTTCCGCCACGGGCAGTACCACCTGGACGGCCGAATCGCCCTCCGCCCTGAAGACGGTGCGCAGCCCTTCGTGACGGACGACCAGACCACGCAGGGCGGCGCGGAGCGCGCCGGTGTCGAGCGGACCTCGCAGCCGGATCGCCTTGACCTCGTTGTAGGCGGTGCGCCCGGGGAGCAGGCGCTCCAGGAACCAGATCCGCTCCTGGCCCGGGGAGAGCACGGTGCCGGGCAGATCCTCCTCTCCCCGCGCCGGCGCCCGCTCCGGTGCCGGCGCCCGCTCCTGTGTCCGCGTCCGGGCCGTGGGCGACTCGCGGTGCCGTCGCCTCAGGTCGTCCAGGCGGGGAAGACCGGCGCGCAGCTGATCCGCTGTGACGCCGAAGTCGACCAGCGCGACGATCTCGTCGGCGCCCGCTCCGGTCACCGCCTCGACCACCGGCAGGACGCTGTCCACGCTGCCGATCAGGGCGCGCTGGTCGCAGTAGCGGCCGTAGGCGCGGCGGAAGACGACGTCGAGGTCGTCCTCGCTGAGCGCCGCCAGGTCGGCGGTCATGCCCAGGCTGTTGCTGACCCCGCTGAACAGGGAGAGGGA
This window encodes:
- a CDS encoding MupA/Atu3671 family FMN-dependent luciferase-like monooxygenase, whose product is MNDGGRFAQDLDQDLAVMAGLAERIAEQMGARVPAAAPAEQSPAPPPVEQPQAHGPRVVVAPGSGMVGRTAPRGQQEHLDELVRRYTARTASSKRLAQSHRRRLADSRAVVGFRGSTKEMLYPVAARRAEGSRVEDIDGNSYVDITMGFGVLLFGHEPEFVREPVREHLSRGIRLGPRSVETGEAAELLTELTGMDRVAFANSGTEANAAAIRLARAATGRDRIVTFQGAYHGHADQVLGRFAGRGGGAGTVPVSRGIPQSAVAELTVLTYGSEEALQAIERDAAQIAAVIIEPVQSRNPLLQPVEFVRRLRDLTSRHGIVLMFDEMLTGFRPALRGAQELYGVAPDLATYGKLLGGGFPIGAVAGRSDIMDGVDGGYWSYGDTSGPPADTTFFGGTYLQHPVSMTAARAVLTHLKERSPRLQQQLNDRTTELATGLNTFFEEEEFPLRVAWFGSQFRFEHRADMELLYYHLMLRGVHVWEWRNFFLSTAHSDSDIEHVAHAVRESLRELRRAGFFPAARPPAPAPRPARQATGVPAPGTPSVPAPASAPVREPAAEPVREPARGTAVRTADFSLYFFGDYPREPSDTEGGRYELLMEAARFADEHGFQALWMPERHFDSFGGLFPNPAVLAAALSRETRRIRLNAGSVVLPLHDPVRVAEEWSMADNLSGGRVGLGVASGWNANDFVFFPDRFGRHKQEMYEQVEQVRRLWRGEAVRRTTGDGVREIRLFPKPVQDMPPLYTAVVGNPESYELAARHDLGVVTNLMTQSVEQLRENVDLYRRARARHGFDPDAGRVAVLLHTYLAEDHESARTGAFEPMSRYMRASLSLFSGVSNSLGMTADLAALSEDDLDVVFRRAYGRYCDQRALIGSVDSVLPVVEAVTGAGADEIVALVDFGVTADQLRAGLPRLDDLRRRHRESPTARTRTQERAPAPERAPARGEEDLPGTVLSPGQERIWFLERLLPGRTAYNEVKAIRLRGPLDTGALRAALRGLVVRHEGLRTVFRAEGDSAVQVVLPVAEPDFAVVDGIAGTESAVREVLTAESTRRFDLEHGPLFVSRLVRTGGDEHVLILSFHHIVVDAASATVLSRDLSALYRAERDGTRAGLPVLTWSYALHAQEQRAAADGPDTAKDLDHWLTTLGGELPVLELPTDRPRPPEMTSEGRAVFRSLDPVLSQNARKLGRGHRATLFMTLLAGWAAMLRQVTGQEDIVIGVPVSDRPQRAEDLVGFFVNTLAVRVDLTGDPDFATLLDRVRSVALDAYDHAGVPFERVVRALAPPRRTDRTPVFQVCAEFQSAEPFRFDLPGIEAVPLDAGPDKSLTDLTVYFTDTPEGVRCHLEYNSDLFDAGTVERFFLTFRDLLTAGTEAPSTPLSLLTRAVAEGDDVPESWEKGPERTVADTTVHAWITRRAARRPEHPAVVAGDTVLTYRELEERADRLAAVLRERSGEGRPDEVVAVWLPRSAESVVAQLAVLKTGHAFVPLDPSLGAVRASQVIAESGARTVISDRSGAVGLRLSDAVTVVPPDPAPVSVGGTVGTVGPVVGDSPFCVIYTSGSTGAPKGVVLTHRSLVDTCQWHHARFAFTGEDRSAAVCGQSFDASLLEIWPALTAGGTVVIAGEDVRKDPLALARWYADQGIAFSIVPTALGHEVLRLPAADQPPLRHLVLGGEQMRTRPRPEAPYEAVNVYGPTEATVLCVSETVAPGSSASPAPGDGACRGEDVIAIGRPVDNVRLRVVDEFDKPVPVGATGELQVGGPGVGRGYLHRPDLTRERFVADPEAGPGARRYRTGDLVRWTPEGKLVFVGRTDDQVKIRGFRVEPEEVARVLSGLEGVGRAAVLGTRRENGEVYLAAHVVPAAPLDAAPGAERAYAGRLAGELARRLPEYMVPRAWQVLSGFPLTANGKLDRAQLPPADLVLPAAAVAAPALASPQPEPGSRPDRRSRPTGDGLLPGDLRPGADRLREIWAAEIGIAPEDASPDVSLFDQGGHSITAMRLVNRIREEWGTEYPLSRLYQEPTLRAVNELLFGSAPRKVLRRGPVTDQQARFALQHLRHARPQVFNVALRIDFTGPLDPGAVRAAVQQLTERHESLRTRIVAEEGGSWRQEVLEPRPVEMPVEDLTSKPEPEPEREEEVRRRAQEAAETPHDPFAGDVLSVRLLHVGAEKWTLLLVLHHCACDGWAVTVLLKEFAALYHAAASGTAHCLPADVPQQVEYAHWRAAHQEKTGPRRIDYWVEELDGAPFTLDLPLDRPRPEKLSGRGGVVSFTVPAEVREGVERLAARRRTTPFVVTAAALGRMLATRAGQPDVLMNISYAARETRESESLVACTATGFALRVREAANGSFASLTDQVSRSVVRGMEHAMPPRLVAPAMRERKGTEIPDALAVGLAYESSLDTGVELPGLTTTVREIAPAASRGELIVVLTPTPQALRGDVEYSADLWDRETIEEWTREYVTVLRDEVREALGADEG